In Thermococcus thioreducens, a genomic segment contains:
- a CDS encoding DUF1102 domain-containing protein: MKRTTKVGTSIGIIIVLLIGVWELYSADPLTVVYATPENGTLSVDYPVPPYAYSDSGVLVIDISPDSPLYPGYGEGLGANSTYVFNNAFIIKNNQSQTGYSEICVRIGSENQKVGFFVGKFEGNWSGTVEVQLNANDSVGVGVRIDTYGLHLGDYSEGITIEAWGGGCG, encoded by the coding sequence GTGAAAAGGACAACAAAGGTTGGCACAAGTATTGGAATCATCATAGTTCTACTCATAGGAGTGTGGGAGCTATACTCCGCAGACCCCCTCACGGTTGTCTACGCTACTCCAGAAAACGGAACATTATCGGTTGATTATCCCGTTCCCCCGTACGCTTACTCTGATAGTGGTGTTCTTGTTATCGATATCTCACCGGATAGCCCATTGTATCCAGGATACGGGGAGGGACTGGGTGCAAATTCCACATATGTATTTAATAACGCCTTTATCATTAAAAATAACCAGAGCCAGACCGGATATAGCGAGATATGTGTGAGGATAGGCTCAGAAAACCAGAAGGTGGGGTTCTTTGTCGGGAAGTTTGAGGGGAACTGGAGCGGTACAGTTGAAGTCCAACTGAATGCCAACGATAGCGTAGGTGTTGGAGTGAGGATTGACACCTACGGCCTCCACCTGGGAGACTACAGTGAGGGAATTACAATAGAAGCCTGGGGAGGAGGCTGCGGATGA
- a CDS encoding DUF4910 domain-containing protein: MKRFLKEAEVFDSSNVLHYIAEISQFHRIQGSKELPEAVRFIREELRIWGINAGLYEEFYDGKSWFLTLKSPIAWDLVHGKVEVLDKTLTTSQSPLVVMAHSPSGKAEGEVVHIVREEDWENAGGKIVLVGKEWRDAYRKANEAGAVGFIAYREGTGEAIPYIGLFLTKDDLEWAKIPAVAIPESLARGIMGKLNAGERVEARVEVEAQINEHQVLPILYAEIGKEPFILFTAHICHPKPGANDNASGSAMLMELARVLSRLYDDSFRFGFAFLWIPEYYGTQAFVERYAELEKYYAVINLDMVGGSEDRAGSTIMLVRTPLSRFSVVSGVLEYFLELANGKGKSFSGSPMPRLKLKSYPYEMGSDHDVFNFFGIPSVMPITWPDRFYHSSEDTVEKVSKTSIEIIGKAVLATALALAKATGDELGRFARGYAMKYLGELSMERDTENAEKLVMMGLARDSRFLGIESGHPFERKPWMRWVRKGRISGELIKSIDENVHGEFKELTRDRKMLVHLHELLMLGELLPKEEAMRSLREEFGEVEEEKLERLLDLLEEIGVIERL; encoded by the coding sequence ATGAAGCGCTTTTTAAAGGAAGCCGAGGTTTTTGATTCCTCAAACGTTCTCCACTACATAGCCGAGATAAGCCAGTTCCACAGGATACAGGGCTCAAAAGAACTCCCCGAGGCGGTTCGCTTTATCAGGGAAGAGCTCAGGATATGGGGGATCAACGCGGGGCTTTACGAGGAATTCTACGACGGCAAAAGCTGGTTCCTGACCCTCAAGTCCCCCATAGCCTGGGATCTGGTGCACGGAAAGGTCGAGGTTCTGGATAAAACCCTGACGACCTCTCAAAGTCCCCTCGTCGTCATGGCCCACTCACCAAGCGGAAAGGCCGAGGGCGAAGTGGTTCACATAGTCCGCGAGGAGGACTGGGAGAACGCCGGAGGAAAGATAGTCCTGGTTGGGAAGGAGTGGCGCGACGCCTATAGGAAGGCCAACGAGGCCGGAGCGGTGGGCTTCATCGCTTACCGCGAAGGAACCGGGGAAGCCATACCCTACATCGGCCTGTTTCTTACCAAAGATGACCTCGAATGGGCAAAGATTCCCGCCGTTGCCATTCCCGAAAGTCTGGCCAGAGGCATAATGGGGAAGCTCAACGCCGGGGAGAGAGTTGAGGCCAGGGTCGAGGTTGAAGCCCAGATAAACGAGCACCAGGTTCTGCCGATCCTCTATGCCGAGATTGGAAAGGAGCCGTTCATCCTCTTCACCGCCCACATCTGCCATCCGAAGCCCGGTGCCAACGACAACGCCAGCGGAAGCGCGATGCTCATGGAGCTGGCGAGGGTTCTCAGCCGGCTCTACGACGACTCCTTCCGCTTCGGCTTTGCCTTCCTCTGGATCCCGGAGTACTACGGCACGCAGGCCTTCGTGGAGAGATACGCCGAGCTTGAAAAATACTACGCCGTTATAAACCTCGATATGGTGGGGGGAAGCGAGGACCGGGCCGGCTCAACGATAATGCTTGTAAGAACTCCGCTGTCGAGGTTTTCGGTGGTTTCTGGGGTTCTTGAGTACTTCCTGGAGCTGGCCAATGGGAAAGGAAAGAGCTTCTCGGGAAGCCCGATGCCGCGCTTAAAGCTCAAGAGCTATCCCTACGAGATGGGCAGCGACCACGATGTCTTCAACTTCTTTGGAATCCCCTCAGTGATGCCCATTACTTGGCCCGACCGCTTCTACCACTCCAGCGAGGACACCGTTGAAAAGGTGAGCAAGACCAGCATAGAGATCATCGGTAAAGCAGTTCTGGCCACCGCCCTGGCCCTTGCCAAGGCAACTGGGGATGAACTCGGGCGCTTTGCACGCGGCTACGCCATGAAGTACCTCGGCGAACTCTCCATGGAGAGGGACACGGAAAACGCAGAAAAGCTGGTGATGATGGGTCTGGCCAGGGATTCCAGGTTCCTTGGCATCGAGAGCGGTCACCCCTTTGAGAGAAAGCCGTGGATGCGGTGGGTGCGGAAGGGCAGGATCTCGGGTGAGCTCATAAAGAGCATCGATGAGAATGTCCATGGAGAATTCAAGGAGCTTACCAGGGACAGGAAGATGCTCGTGCACCTCCACGAGCTCCTGATGCTCGGCGAGCTCCTTCCAAAGGAAGAAGCAATGCGCTCCCTGCGGGAAGAGTTCGGGGAGGTTGAAGAAGAAAAGCTCGAAAGACTCCTGGACCTTCTGGAGGAGATAGGGGTTATAGAGAGGCTCTAG
- a CDS encoding glycosyltransferase: protein MKVSVIVPTYNERENLEELFERISRTLKDYDYEIIVVDDDSPDRTWEFAQELSERYPVRVIRRTEEKGLSSAVIRGFKEAHGDIFVVMDADLQHPPEVIPELLNAIKNGADVAIASRYVPGGGVRNWYWYRKLISRGAIMVGRLALPRIRDVKDPVSGFFALRREVVEGVELNPVGFKILMEVLIKGRYKKVTEVPFTFGLRRAGESKLGTKTMLNYLRHVYRLMRWEGELDRLIKFTLVGLSGVVVNQSFLWLFVSGFGWDKILANIPATELAILNNFTWNDLWTFRDLKRKPLWRRLVNFHIAALTGAVVQWIIYAGLVLLGMNYLVANMFGIVVSFVVRFLVNRHVTWG from the coding sequence GTGAAAGTCAGCGTTATAGTTCCCACCTACAACGAACGCGAAAACCTTGAAGAGCTCTTTGAGAGAATCAGCAGGACTTTGAAAGACTACGACTATGAAATCATCGTTGTCGATGACGATTCTCCTGACAGGACATGGGAGTTCGCCCAGGAGCTTTCGGAAAGGTACCCCGTCAGGGTCATACGGAGAACCGAGGAGAAAGGCCTCTCCTCCGCCGTCATCAGGGGTTTTAAAGAGGCCCATGGCGATATATTTGTCGTCATGGACGCCGACCTTCAGCATCCACCTGAGGTGATACCCGAGCTCCTGAACGCCATTAAAAACGGCGCCGATGTGGCAATCGCAAGCAGGTATGTCCCTGGCGGCGGTGTGAGGAACTGGTACTGGTACCGGAAGCTTATCTCCAGGGGCGCGATTATGGTGGGCCGCCTCGCACTCCCGAGGATAAGGGACGTCAAAGACCCGGTTAGCGGCTTCTTCGCCCTCAGAAGGGAGGTCGTTGAAGGGGTGGAGCTCAATCCAGTCGGGTTTAAGATCCTGATGGAGGTTCTGATTAAAGGCAGGTACAAGAAGGTTACCGAGGTCCCCTTCACATTTGGCCTCAGACGGGCGGGAGAGAGCAAGCTTGGGACGAAGACCATGCTGAACTATCTCAGGCACGTCTACCGGCTCATGCGCTGGGAGGGCGAGCTGGATAGGCTGATTAAGTTCACCCTCGTTGGCCTCTCAGGGGTTGTGGTTAACCAGAGTTTTCTGTGGCTCTTTGTTTCGGGCTTCGGCTGGGACAAAATACTGGCCAACATACCCGCGACCGAACTGGCCATACTGAACAACTTCACCTGGAACGACCTCTGGACGTTCAGAGACCTCAAGAGAAAGCCGCTGTGGAGGAGGCTCGTCAACTTCCACATCGCGGCCTTAACCGGGGCGGTTGTCCAGTGGATTATCTACGCTGGACTTGTGCTCCTCGGGATGAACTACCTCGTGGCGAACATGTTCGGTATCGTGGTTTCATTCGTCGTGCGCTTCCTCGTTAACAGGCACGTGACGTGGGGCTAG
- a CDS encoding DUF7344 domain-containing protein, translating to MAGSIDSSTVILGNTRRMMMIEFLQQREGHAELRELVEYIAEREGDTNRKHRKSVYVSLIQTHIPKLEREGVVTFNHGIVTLLKIPEDVTVYMEVVNKHDISWSTFYMGTSVIFIIAGWYLGSMSLLLAAMVYLVISIIHHRKIKRLF from the coding sequence ATGGCCGGGAGTATTGACAGCTCAACCGTGATCCTCGGAAACACAAGGAGGATGATGATGATTGAGTTCCTCCAACAGAGAGAGGGCCATGCCGAACTCAGGGAACTGGTGGAATACATAGCTGAGAGGGAGGGAGACACCAACCGGAAGCACAGGAAAAGCGTCTATGTCAGCCTGATCCAGACGCATATCCCTAAGCTGGAGCGGGAAGGTGTCGTAACATTTAACCACGGCATAGTTACCCTTCTGAAGATTCCGGAGGATGTAACTGTCTATATGGAAGTTGTCAACAAGCACGACATCAGCTGGAGCACCTTCTACATGGGGACGTCGGTAATATTCATAATCGCGGGCTGGTATCTCGGCAGCATGTCCCTATTGCTGGCTGCCATGGTGTACCTGGTCATAAGTATAATCCACCACAGGAAAATTAAGAGGCTGTTTTAG
- a CDS encoding RAD55 family ATPase has translation MYVGELLKSLDRVSTGVPGLDNLIGGGFIPGRVYLIIGPPGSGKTTFGIQFLIEGAKKDEKGLFISLLEHPKIITQDMLRYNFGLLTHLQSKRILFYDMGESIFGAGRRFTWSEIFERILRIIETEDVKRVVIDSFTSLEYSVLDPEHKRMALGRFIRKLHEMGITCLVLAEMMSSETYTEDYYLTDGVIVLHHFMRNYQMVRALQVLKMHGVAHDSNLKKLRFTEEGLRVYPEAPF, from the coding sequence ATGTACGTGGGAGAACTCCTCAAGAGCCTTGACCGGGTTTCAACTGGCGTTCCTGGACTTGACAATCTCATCGGAGGGGGATTCATCCCGGGCAGGGTTTATCTTATAATCGGCCCCCCTGGAAGCGGAAAGACGACCTTTGGAATTCAGTTTCTTATTGAGGGTGCTAAAAAAGACGAGAAGGGGCTTTTTATATCCCTTCTGGAGCATCCGAAGATAATAACACAGGACATGCTCCGCTACAACTTTGGCCTCCTGACCCACCTCCAGTCGAAGAGGATACTCTTCTACGACATGGGAGAGAGCATCTTTGGCGCTGGAAGAAGGTTTACATGGAGCGAGATATTTGAGAGAATCCTTCGCATTATTGAGACGGAGGACGTTAAAAGGGTCGTCATAGACTCGTTCACTTCGCTGGAGTATTCGGTCCTTGACCCCGAGCACAAGAGGATGGCCCTGGGCAGGTTCATAAGGAAGCTCCACGAGATGGGGATTACGTGCCTTGTACTGGCGGAGATGATGAGTTCTGAGACCTACACCGAGGACTACTACCTCACCGATGGTGTCATAGTACTCCACCACTTCATGAGGAACTACCAGATGGTGCGGGCCCTTCAGGTTCTGAAGATGCATGGCGTTGCCCACGACAGCAACCTCAAGAAACTTCGCTTCACCGAAGAAGGGCTCAGGGTCTATCCAGAGGCACCGTTCTGA
- a CDS encoding signal peptidase I has product MRRVVEYLALTVIGILVTGSLVGMLIDRPVFMSYAYSGSMEPTINKGDVFFINPISRNPEVGDIIVFQTGDVWTVHRVYAITEDGYITKGDNNIATDQQSHDIPPIPKERIAGTVITVKGTPLRIPQLGNYLGTGLSDRGKVLLAGALILVGILAFAGDETSHSRKRKKKITVKFRTLYALASVFLLIMVAVSTFVSWETVPITYSVTSAGGLREGWYLPGEEFQQEITIKNRNLYPMTYFVSMGPTITAVSEDGFMLEEGEERSITVTLKAPQKTAMYSPRLQVNAYMPILPVPVLDALYRIHPMVPLLAILVEISLFLGIFYVILGIGNEDILRIRRRRTSLLREISEVFRT; this is encoded by the coding sequence ATGAGAAGGGTAGTGGAGTACCTCGCACTAACGGTCATAGGCATCCTCGTTACGGGCTCCCTCGTAGGCATGCTCATTGACAGGCCGGTTTTTATGTCGTACGCATACTCCGGGAGCATGGAACCCACCATAAACAAGGGAGATGTATTTTTCATCAACCCCATTTCAAGAAATCCCGAAGTGGGGGACATCATCGTTTTTCAAACTGGAGATGTATGGACAGTTCACAGGGTTTACGCCATTACCGAAGACGGGTACATAACAAAAGGGGACAACAACATAGCAACCGACCAGCAAAGCCACGACATCCCCCCGATACCCAAAGAGAGAATAGCGGGCACGGTGATTACAGTTAAAGGCACTCCCCTAAGGATACCCCAGCTTGGAAACTATCTCGGAACAGGCCTCTCAGACCGAGGAAAGGTGCTCCTTGCAGGTGCCCTAATACTAGTCGGGATTTTAGCATTCGCAGGAGACGAGACTTCACACTCCAGAAAAAGAAAGAAAAAAATCACAGTAAAGTTCAGGACACTCTATGCACTGGCATCAGTGTTCCTCCTAATCATGGTGGCCGTATCCACATTTGTTTCGTGGGAAACAGTACCCATAACCTATTCCGTCACCTCAGCGGGGGGACTAAGGGAGGGCTGGTATCTTCCAGGGGAGGAATTCCAGCAGGAAATTACCATAAAGAACAGAAACCTGTACCCTATGACGTATTTTGTCTCAATGGGGCCGACCATCACAGCCGTATCAGAGGACGGGTTCATGCTGGAGGAGGGGGAAGAGAGGTCCATCACGGTTACCCTGAAGGCCCCCCAAAAAACTGCAATGTATTCGCCCAGATTACAAGTCAACGCATACATGCCAATCCTTCCAGTCCCGGTTCTGGATGCACTCTACAGAATTCACCCGATGGTGCCTCTCCTAGCCATTCTGGTGGAGATTTCCCTGTTTCTCGGAATTTTCTACGTAATATTGGGCATTGGGAACGAGGACATCCTTAGAATCAGGAGAAGGAGGACTTCCCTCCTTAGAGAGATATCGGAGGTGTTTAGGACATGA
- a CDS encoding DUF1102 domain-containing protein has translation MEECTMKKVLALGMLGLMIAAAFALGTSATFRDYRAQRSVHIAVVPDDSELIDLTPVQPYAYLNDGGQLVIDFSADNPNWPGWDDESWWKWDEEQNMSVPARGMGLSPQSRYNFDEVFNVSNHLWEQETIVVRITSSDPGMVSFYEPNGMMYNTNGGGQPYNSDTAVGDVCFYLEPGEALGVGMELAAANTLGSYDINITIQAWPASEAPIECGGG, from the coding sequence ATGGAGGAATGTACCATGAAGAAAGTTTTGGCCCTGGGTATGCTGGGGCTGATGATCGCGGCGGCCTTTGCACTAGGCACGAGCGCAACCTTCAGGGACTACAGGGCCCAGAGGAGCGTTCATATCGCCGTCGTTCCCGACGACAGCGAGCTCATTGACCTGACGCCGGTTCAGCCCTACGCGTACCTGAATGATGGTGGGCAACTTGTTATTGACTTCTCAGCGGACAATCCCAACTGGCCAGGATGGGATGATGAGAGCTGGTGGAAGTGGGACGAGGAGCAGAATATGTCAGTTCCTGCAAGGGGAATGGGACTCAGCCCGCAGAGCAGGTACAACTTTGACGAGGTATTTAACGTGAGCAACCACCTCTGGGAGCAGGAAACCATCGTAGTCAGAATCACCTCATCGGATCCCGGAATGGTCTCATTCTACGAGCCCAACGGCATGATGTACAACACAAACGGAGGCGGTCAGCCTTACAACTCCGATACAGCCGTCGGAGATGTCTGCTTCTATCTCGAACCCGGGGAGGCACTTGGCGTTGGGATGGAACTCGCAGCAGCCAACACCTTGGGAAGCTACGACATAAACATAACCATCCAGGCATGGCCTGCCAGCGAAGCACCTATTGAGTGTGGAGGTGGCTGA
- a CDS encoding transcriptional regulator: MSDVYERLEALLRSLGVKKTELRIYRLLLEKSEPMRITEIQRELGISERSVREHVLSLYRKGILRRKLIEQGWLGYVYTAVSPSEVLEHIKESLIKRINEIEKELKSTSKQRN, encoded by the coding sequence ATGAGCGACGTCTACGAGAGGCTTGAGGCACTGCTGCGCTCACTTGGCGTTAAGAAGACGGAGCTGAGGATATACCGTCTCCTGCTTGAAAAGAGTGAGCCCATGAGGATAACCGAGATACAGAGGGAACTAGGCATAAGCGAGCGCTCGGTTAGGGAGCACGTGCTCAGCCTCTACCGCAAGGGGATACTCAGAAGAAAGCTCATTGAACAGGGCTGGCTGGGCTACGTTTATACAGCCGTTTCACCGAGCGAGGTTCTTGAACACATCAAGGAGAGCTTGATAAAGAGGATAAACGAAATCGAAAAGGAGCTCAAAAGCACATCCAAGCAGAGAAACTAG
- a CDS encoding metallophosphoesterase has translation MYSFEAFERLSMEIETSRGRTLLIADPHIGFELSRGLRVRTHFEERLAEFIAEKDPDLLILLGDIKEPIGLSFTMKRLLMGFFSDLRGTPTIITKGNHDGRIEEIAEKFPNVEVAEHSLIDGFLFLHGHRNLPEVEFSEGYLGHIHPAYTFKRGGTSRKTKVFFRVGRFLILPTINPFIEGFDVRQGIKMVPFLKDFREGEAFLPEGIYLGRISL, from the coding sequence ATGTACTCTTTTGAAGCCTTCGAGCGGCTCTCAATGGAGATCGAAACTTCCCGGGGGAGGACTCTTCTAATAGCGGACCCTCACATCGGCTTTGAGCTCTCAAGGGGGTTAAGGGTACGGACTCACTTTGAGGAGAGGCTCGCGGAGTTCATAGCCGAAAAAGACCCCGACCTGCTGATCCTTCTCGGTGACATCAAGGAACCGATAGGGCTGAGCTTCACGATGAAGCGCCTCCTTATGGGCTTTTTCTCAGACCTTCGGGGAACACCCACTATAATCACCAAGGGAAACCACGACGGCAGGATAGAGGAGATAGCCGAAAAGTTTCCCAACGTTGAGGTCGCTGAGCACTCGCTTATAGACGGGTTCCTCTTCCTCCACGGGCATAGGAACCTGCCAGAGGTCGAGTTTTCCGAAGGCTACCTGGGGCACATACACCCCGCGTATACATTCAAAAGGGGCGGGACATCCAGGAAAACGAAGGTCTTCTTCCGCGTGGGCAGGTTTCTCATCCTCCCCACGATCAACCCCTTCATCGAGGGCTTTGATGTGAGGCAGGGAATAAAGATGGTGCCTTTCCTGAAGGATTTTAGGGAGGGGGAGGCTTTCCTGCCGGAGGGAATTTACTTGGGGCGTATTTCACTCTAG
- a CDS encoding DUF1102 domain-containing protein produces MRKIIGLFALMIGLLVAVAASSAHFAYFEADRGVHIQVVPDDSELIDLRPMQPYAYINDNGMLVIDLSKYNGNWQEGLGEGVSPNSTYVFKEVFGVSNDLWEGTPICMHITYSGDGGVKFFVGNYTGQPGETTLDVTVMPGEVVPIGLILDSTGLVDGDAINGQVQFYAVPGPCDEE; encoded by the coding sequence ATGAGAAAGATCATAGGACTCTTTGCACTTATGATAGGGCTCCTAGTTGCAGTAGCAGCAAGTAGCGCTCACTTTGCATACTTTGAAGCCGACAGAGGCGTCCATATACAGGTTGTCCCGGATGACAGTGAGCTTATAGACCTACGGCCTATGCAGCCTTACGCGTACATTAACGACAACGGTATGCTGGTCATAGACCTGAGCAAGTACAACGGAAACTGGCAGGAAGGACTCGGTGAGGGCGTCAGCCCGAACAGCACTTACGTGTTCAAGGAAGTCTTCGGTGTCAGCAACGACCTCTGGGAAGGGACCCCCATCTGCATGCACATAACCTACAGCGGAGACGGTGGTGTCAAGTTCTTTGTCGGGAACTACACAGGCCAGCCCGGTGAGACCACCCTCGATGTAACCGTGATGCCCGGCGAAGTCGTGCCTATTGGACTTATTCTGGACAGCACTGGCTTGGTTGATGGAGACGCAATAAACGGACAGGTTCAGTTCTACGCGGTTCCTGGACCGTGCGATGAAGAGTGA
- a CDS encoding nitrilase, which produces MKVAYVQMEPALLEPEVNYSKAEEMVREAVDKGAKLVVLPELFDTGYNFESRSEVEEVAGQIPDGPTTRFLMELSNELGVFIVAGTAEKDEKGRLYNSAVMTGPIGSGYIGKYRKVHLFYREKLFFEPGNLGFHVFNIGIAKVGVMICFDWFFPESARTLALKGADIIAHPSNLVMPYAPRAMPIRALENRVYTITANRIGEERGLRFIGKSTIASPRAEVLALGSEDKEEVAVVEVDLSLARDKRLNDINDVFRDRRPEFYSL; this is translated from the coding sequence ATGAAAGTGGCATATGTCCAGATGGAGCCGGCCCTCCTTGAGCCCGAGGTTAACTACTCGAAGGCGGAGGAGATGGTTCGTGAGGCTGTGGATAAGGGAGCCAAACTCGTGGTTTTACCGGAGCTCTTTGACACAGGGTACAACTTCGAGAGCAGGAGCGAGGTTGAAGAGGTTGCAGGTCAGATTCCGGACGGCCCCACGACCCGCTTCCTCATGGAGCTTTCGAACGAGCTGGGGGTCTTCATCGTGGCCGGAACCGCTGAAAAGGATGAGAAGGGCAGGCTCTATAACTCCGCCGTGATGACGGGCCCGATAGGTAGCGGATACATAGGCAAGTACCGCAAGGTCCACCTGTTCTACCGCGAGAAGCTCTTCTTCGAGCCGGGCAACCTCGGCTTCCACGTCTTCAACATCGGCATAGCCAAAGTTGGGGTGATGATATGCTTCGACTGGTTCTTCCCTGAAAGCGCGAGAACCCTTGCCCTCAAAGGGGCCGACATCATAGCCCACCCCAGCAACCTCGTCATGCCCTACGCCCCGAGGGCGATGCCGATAAGGGCCCTGGAGAACCGTGTTTACACGATAACCGCCAATAGGATCGGTGAGGAGAGAGGTCTGCGCTTCATAGGTAAGAGCACAATAGCCTCCCCGAGGGCTGAGGTCTTGGCCCTGGGAAGCGAGGATAAGGAGGAGGTTGCCGTTGTCGAGGTCGACCTCTCGCTCGCGAGGGACAAGCGGCTCAATGACATCAACGATGTCTTCAGGGACAGACGACCTGAGTTCTACTCGCTGTGA
- a CDS encoding DUF5305 family protein yields the protein MKKEKFAGFIRRKEVLGVFLILFLVFAFYSVKLMSASPYVVNTQTLGTFKEEGQLKHAAYLKPNEIYGYMVFRDEYPISLVDRFLLTYTYSSNPPLSTGTYEVTGKVVYYVTKGSEEVTMWEGTLFDEKGKLQNGGFTVEYTLDMGELDRMTAEVSNELGMKRLNRRVIITTKVLGTGNVGGKEITRSFDHEVELIRDSGAGLYYFTDTSKSAKKTLTTTTKEEVSASVLGVTSSLDTAKVMTTLLALLMLIPLVGYVYTSRPSKDELAKIRPYIVKGAPGPVQKRVVLKTPKDLETTFELVDKPVLHYIEGEDEVFAIIDDGISYEYRKPLPQGGEEAS from the coding sequence ATGAAGAAGGAAAAGTTTGCTGGATTTATTAGAAGGAAGGAAGTCCTGGGAGTATTCCTGATTCTCTTCCTGGTCTTTGCATTTTACTCAGTGAAGCTCATGAGCGCAAGTCCGTACGTGGTGAACACCCAGACCCTGGGAACGTTTAAGGAAGAGGGACAGCTGAAGCACGCCGCTTATCTCAAGCCCAACGAAATCTACGGGTACATGGTCTTCAGAGACGAATATCCGATATCCCTCGTTGACAGGTTCCTGCTGACGTACACATACAGCTCAAACCCGCCGCTCAGCACCGGCACCTATGAAGTCACAGGAAAGGTTGTGTACTACGTCACCAAGGGGAGCGAAGAAGTCACCATGTGGGAAGGCACGCTCTTTGATGAGAAGGGCAAGCTCCAGAACGGCGGATTCACAGTGGAGTATACGCTCGACATGGGAGAGCTGGACAGGATGACCGCAGAGGTGTCCAATGAGCTTGGAATGAAAAGGCTAAACAGAAGGGTGATAATAACGACAAAGGTCTTGGGAACCGGCAACGTCGGTGGAAAGGAGATAACCAGGAGCTTTGACCATGAGGTTGAACTCATCAGGGACAGCGGAGCCGGGCTTTACTACTTCACTGACACCAGCAAGAGCGCAAAGAAAACCCTGACAACGACAACCAAGGAAGAAGTCAGCGCAAGCGTTCTGGGAGTAACCAGCAGCCTCGATACGGCGAAGGTAATGACCACACTGCTGGCACTCCTGATGCTGATACCCCTGGTGGGATACGTTTACACATCAAGGCCATCCAAGGATGAGCTGGCCAAGATAAGGCCGTACATCGTCAAGGGCGCACCCGGGCCTGTCCAGAAGAGGGTCGTCCTGAAGACCCCCAAGGATTTGGAGACGACCTTCGAGCTTGTGGACAAGCCGGTACTACACTACATAGAGGGTGAGGACGAGGTCTTCGCCATAATAGACGACGGAATATCGTATGAGTACCGGAAGCCATTGCCCCAGGGAGGGGAGGAGGCCAGCTGA